One Edaphobacter lichenicola DNA window includes the following coding sequences:
- the hpnC gene encoding squalene synthase HpnC, which produces MNDTTAMQHALLGAPLEYLTPLERPTLAEARAWCRELATSHYENFHVATFFLPAKVRPHFESIYAYCRVADDLGDEVEDREVATRLLNTWGAMLEECYDAPERSMHPVFVALRETIRECDPPRQLFLDLLHAFRMDQYKTEYESWAELLEYSHYSANPVGRLVLWVCGYTDEARALMSDKVCTALQLANFWQDVVEDKERGRRYLPAESMVRFGVDEGQIEGRVFTPEFRGMMQELVVRTRAMLLEGGEISQHVDKELKVVLDLFRKGGEAILNGITRQDFDVLRGRPVVSKTRKAGLLIEALVGKLSAGMAS; this is translated from the coding sequence GTGAACGACACGACTGCGATGCAGCATGCGCTGCTGGGGGCTCCGCTCGAGTACCTGACACCGTTGGAGCGGCCGACTCTCGCCGAGGCGCGGGCCTGGTGCAGGGAGCTGGCGACGTCACACTATGAGAACTTTCATGTGGCGACCTTTTTTCTTCCGGCGAAGGTGAGGCCGCACTTCGAGAGCATCTACGCGTACTGCCGGGTGGCCGATGATCTGGGGGATGAGGTGGAGGATCGCGAGGTGGCGACTCGTCTGCTGAACACCTGGGGCGCGATGCTGGAGGAGTGCTACGACGCGCCGGAGCGGTCGATGCATCCGGTGTTTGTGGCGCTGCGGGAGACGATTCGCGAGTGCGATCCGCCGCGACAGCTCTTTCTGGATCTGCTGCATGCGTTTCGGATGGATCAGTACAAGACGGAGTATGAGAGCTGGGCGGAGTTGCTGGAGTACTCGCACTACTCGGCGAATCCGGTGGGACGGCTGGTGCTTTGGGTGTGCGGGTATACGGATGAGGCACGGGCGTTGATGTCGGACAAGGTTTGTACGGCGCTGCAGCTGGCGAACTTCTGGCAGGATGTGGTGGAGGATAAGGAACGGGGGCGACGGTATCTTCCTGCGGAGTCGATGGTGCGGTTCGGGGTGGACGAGGGGCAGATCGAGGGGCGGGTGTTTACACCGGAGTTTCGCGGGATGATGCAGGAGCTGGTGGTGCGGACGCGGGCGATGCTGCTGGAGGGTGGGGAGATCAGCCAGCATGTGGATAAAGAGTTGAAGGTAGTGCTTGATCTGTTTCGTAAGGGCGGAGAGGCGATTCTGAACGGCATTACGAGGCAGGATTTTGATGTGCTGCGCGGAAGACCGGTGGTATCGAAGACGCGGAAGGCGGGTCTGCTGATCGAGGCGCTTGTGGGCAAGCTGAGCGCGGGGATGGCCTCGTGA